One Methanolobus sp. WCC4 DNA segment encodes these proteins:
- a CDS encoding hydroxymethylglutaryl-CoA synthase, which translates to MSVGIVSYGAYVPKYRIKIEDIARVWGDDADILKAGLMVNEKAVPDVDEDAATIAVEAARAAVTRSDIDAQRIGAVYTGSESHPYAVKPTSTIVAEATGATPVLTAADFEFACKAGTAAVQACMGLVSSGMIDLGLAIGADVAQGAPGDALEYTAAAGGVAYVIGNKESELAAIIEDTYSFTTDTPDFWRREGMPYPEHGGRFTGEPGYFKHVTNAAKGLMNKLDTKPEDYDYAVFHQPNGKFPSRAAKMLGFSKEQIKPGLVVPRLGNTYSGSCMMGIAATLDQAKPGDRIFATAFGSGAGGDAFSITVTDRIEEIRDKAPKVEELLANPVYMDYASYAKHKGKIKVA; encoded by the coding sequence ATGAGTGTAGGGATAGTCTCATACGGTGCATATGTACCCAAATATAGAATAAAGATCGAAGACATCGCCCGCGTATGGGGTGACGATGCAGACATACTCAAAGCAGGACTGATGGTAAATGAGAAAGCAGTTCCTGATGTTGATGAAGATGCAGCTACTATTGCAGTGGAGGCTGCAAGGGCCGCAGTTACCAGATCGGATATAGATGCACAGAGAATAGGTGCCGTATATACAGGTTCAGAAAGCCATCCTTATGCTGTCAAACCTACCAGTACTATAGTAGCAGAAGCTACCGGTGCAACACCGGTGCTTACCGCAGCAGATTTCGAGTTCGCATGTAAGGCAGGTACCGCAGCGGTCCAGGCATGCATGGGACTTGTCTCCTCAGGCATGATAGACCTCGGACTTGCTATTGGAGCCGATGTGGCACAGGGTGCTCCCGGAGATGCCCTTGAATACACCGCAGCAGCTGGCGGGGTCGCCTATGTGATCGGTAACAAGGAATCAGAGCTTGCAGCGATCATCGAGGACACATATTCATTCACCACCGACACTCCTGACTTCTGGAGGCGTGAGGGAATGCCATATCCGGAACATGGAGGCAGGTTCACAGGAGAACCAGGTTACTTCAAACATGTCACCAACGCTGCAAAGGGACTCATGAACAAACTGGATACAAAACCAGAGGATTACGATTATGCAGTGTTCCACCAGCCCAACGGAAAGTTCCCAAGCCGTGCGGCCAAGATGCTGGGATTCAGTAAGGAACAGATCAAACCGGGACTTGTCGTACCAAGGCTCGGGAACACGTACTCAGGATCATGCATGATGGGAATTGCAGCAACACTCGACCAGGCAAAGCCCGGAGACCGCATATTCGCAACAGCGTTCGGTTCAGGAGCTGGCGGAGATGCTTTCAGCATCACTGTGACCGACAGGATAGAAGAGATACGTGACAAAGCACCAAAGGTAGAAGAACTCCTTGCAAACCCTGTGTATATGGACTATGCGAGTTACGCCAAGCATAAGGGCAAGATAAAGGTAGCATGA
- a CDS encoding helix-turn-helix domain-containing protein, with protein sequence MSEDESHEMVRQRLAEKMAGEITLSEKPGETLKKWRLNFEIAQTDLSGYLSVSPSVISDYESGRRKSPGTLIVSRIVEALLDIDAQRGGQKIHAYEGILFADKRSKAIYATYEYTFPMQVAKLANLIEADIVNKGVEKPLYGFTVVDSKKAILELSSHEFQKLYGWSTERAMIFTKVTTGKSPMVALRVTNLKPGAVVMHGLRGSDVDLMAKKMAEIDRIPLLATTMDIDEMVEALKTYSEYHVIE encoded by the coding sequence ATGAGTGAAGACGAATCGCATGAAATGGTTCGCCAGCGTCTTGCAGAAAAGATGGCAGGCGAGATTACGCTGTCAGAAAAGCCTGGCGAGACCCTGAAGAAATGGCGATTGAACTTCGAGATCGCACAGACCGACCTTTCTGGTTATCTGAGTGTTTCTCCTTCGGTCATCAGCGACTATGAGAGTGGCAGGAGGAAATCTCCGGGCACGCTCATTGTGAGCAGGATCGTGGAAGCACTCCTTGATATCGATGCACAGAGAGGGGGACAGAAGATTCATGCTTACGAGGGGATCCTTTTTGCAGACAAGAGGTCAAAAGCCATCTATGCCACATACGAATACACATTCCCAATGCAGGTTGCAAAACTTGCCAACCTCATTGAAGCGGATATTGTGAACAAAGGGGTCGAGAAACCACTTTACGGCTTTACTGTTGTTGACAGTAAGAAAGCCATCCTCGAACTTTCATCCCATGAGTTCCAGAAGCTCTATGGATGGAGTACCGAACGCGCAATGATATTCACCAAGGTCACCACCGGTAAATCACCAATGGTCGCCCTGAGGGTCACGAACCTGAAACCGGGTGCGGTGGTCATGCACGGACTGCGCGGAAGTGATGTTGACCTGATGGCAAAGAAAATGGCGGAAATTGACAGGATACCCCTGCTTGCAACGACAATGGATATTGACGAGATGGTAGAGGCGCTGAAGACATACAGCGAATACCATGTTATCGAGTAA
- the purH gene encoding bifunctional phosphoribosylaminoimidazolecarboxamide formyltransferase/IMP cyclohydrolase, with protein sequence MVKRALLSVSDKTGIVDFARGLEKLDIQILSTGGTARLLRDSGIGVTDVAEVTGFPEMMGGRVKTLHPKIHGGILCIRDDHDHMGEALKAEVEMIDLVVVNLYPFEITVSKEGVLLEEAIENIDIGGPAMLRSAAKNYRSVSVVCDPDDYGHVLKEIRSTGVVSQASRELLAVKAFRHTADYDATIDTYLSKELLGQDVLRMSFKDGVTLRYGENWHQEAKFYKEDGITGPSLANAKQLHGKELSYNNYIDADNALQTVKELSSSKPAVNIVKHNNPCGLATGNTLLQALQAAWDGDPISAYGSIICTNTVFDLQAAEFLNGKFVEIIIAPGFEHDALEYLKNKSANLRLLELPELNEPFTVDETYKYVIGGVLKQSRNIGIYDKWECVTDMQYPEDLRSVSEFAMHACKCVKSNAVTLAFEYEEGCYMMLSMGAGQPNRVDSIRKLAVTKARENLQVMYDREIPDVSFEDYVSDIFSKCVMASDAFFPFDDSVVHAFEAGLRYILSPGGSIRDDEVIATANNLGVSLVFTGMRHFLH encoded by the coding sequence TTGGTAAAGAGAGCACTGCTCAGCGTTTCTGACAAGACCGGAATTGTAGATTTTGCTCGTGGACTCGAAAAACTGGATATACAGATCTTATCTACCGGCGGAACTGCCCGTCTGCTTCGTGACTCAGGAATTGGTGTCACTGATGTAGCGGAAGTTACAGGTTTCCCTGAAATGATGGGCGGCAGGGTCAAGACCCTTCATCCTAAGATCCATGGTGGGATCCTTTGTATAAGGGATGACCATGATCATATGGGAGAGGCCCTGAAAGCAGAAGTAGAGATGATAGACCTTGTAGTGGTCAACCTTTATCCATTCGAGATAACAGTTTCAAAAGAAGGCGTACTGCTTGAAGAAGCAATAGAGAACATCGATATTGGCGGACCTGCCATGCTTCGCTCAGCAGCAAAGAACTATCGCTCAGTGAGCGTGGTATGTGACCCTGATGATTATGGGCATGTGCTGAAGGAGATCCGTTCAACAGGTGTTGTGTCCCAGGCATCAAGGGAGCTGCTTGCAGTGAAGGCTTTCAGGCACACGGCAGACTATGATGCAACAATTGACACTTATCTTAGTAAAGAACTTCTCGGACAGGATGTCCTCCGCATGAGCTTCAAGGATGGCGTGACTCTCAGATATGGTGAGAACTGGCATCAGGAAGCTAAATTCTATAAAGAGGATGGCATAACCGGTCCATCCCTTGCAAATGCAAAACAACTTCATGGGAAGGAACTCTCATATAACAATTATATCGATGCGGACAATGCACTCCAGACCGTCAAGGAACTGTCCTCTTCAAAACCTGCTGTGAATATCGTGAAGCACAACAACCCATGTGGCCTTGCCACAGGTAACACGCTTTTACAGGCACTTCAGGCAGCATGGGACGGCGACCCGATCTCAGCTTATGGAAGTATCATCTGTACCAACACTGTTTTCGACCTTCAGGCAGCTGAGTTCCTGAACGGAAAGTTCGTGGAGATAATCATTGCTCCCGGTTTCGAACATGATGCCCTTGAGTACCTTAAGAACAAGAGCGCGAATCTTCGTCTGCTCGAACTTCCTGAACTGAACGAGCCTTTCACTGTTGATGAGACCTATAAGTATGTGATAGGTGGTGTCCTGAAACAGTCAAGGAACATCGGTATCTATGACAAATGGGAATGTGTGACGGATATGCAGTATCCTGAGGACCTGCGCTCTGTGTCCGAGTTCGCAATGCATGCATGCAAATGCGTGAAGTCGAATGCAGTGACCCTTGCCTTTGAATACGAGGAGGGTTGCTACATGATGCTTTCAATGGGAGCAGGGCAGCCCAACAGGGTGGATTCCATCAGGAAACTTGCTGTAACAAAGGCACGCGAGAACCTTCAGGTAATGTATGACCGTGAAATTCCTGATGTGTCCTTTGAGGACTATGTCAGTGATATATTCTCAAAATGCGTGATGGCATCCGATGCATTCTTCCCATTCGATGACAGTGTGGTTCATGCATTTGAGGCGGGTCTCAGGTATATCCTGTCACCGGGAGGCTCTATCAGAGATGATGAGGTCATCGCTACTGCCAATAACCTGGGTGTTTCCCTTGTGTTCACGGGTATGAGGCACTTCTTACATTGA
- a CDS encoding winged helix-turn-helix domain-containing protein, translated as MSLLTYSEKRKDILFLLEERTCTLSDIKDHFNVSSPEISPRIKEMLSYNLIERTDKNYRITPIGRAIITHFRPFLDILETIEKNEEFWKHHYLDDLPQFMLDDLSALKDCKVVSDSIENIYESHKTFIENLSRSSHIKGVSSIFIPTYPDFVVGLAENNVPTSLILTEKVFSKVRDEHHDKLDFYLRSPNTELYVIEDVKIAFVVTDVFFSLSLFFTPEAYDPRDDLVGYDASALKWGDDLFEHYRKMSRSVTSI; from the coding sequence TTGAGTTTATTGACCTACTCCGAAAAAAGAAAGGATATATTGTTCCTGCTTGAAGAGAGGACATGTACGCTGTCTGATATCAAAGATCATTTTAATGTATCATCTCCTGAGATATCTCCCCGAATAAAAGAGATGCTTTCCTATAATCTTATAGAGAGGACCGATAAGAACTACCGGATCACACCGATCGGAAGGGCTATCATCACCCATTTCAGACCATTTCTGGATATTCTGGAGACCATAGAGAAAAATGAGGAATTCTGGAAGCACCATTATCTTGATGACCTGCCTCAATTCATGCTTGACGATCTCAGTGCTCTGAAAGACTGTAAGGTTGTCTCTGACAGCATTGAGAACATCTATGAATCACACAAGACATTCATCGAGAACCTTTCACGTTCATCACATATCAAAGGTGTTTCTTCGATATTCATTCCCACATACCCTGACTTTGTAGTGGGGCTGGCTGAGAATAATGTCCCTACATCTCTTATACTGACTGAGAAGGTGTTCTCTAAAGTGAGGGATGAGCACCATGATAAACTGGATTTCTATCTGAGATCTCCCAATACTGAACTATACGTGATCGAAGATGTGAAGATCGCATTCGTTGTAACAGATGTCTTTTTCTCGCTGTCCCTTTTCTTTACTCCTGAAGCGTATGACCCGAGGGATGACCTGGTGGGCTATGATGCATCTGCCCTTAAATGGGGAGACGACCTTTTTGAACATTACAGGAAAATGTCAAGATCTGTAACTTCTATATGA
- a CDS encoding Era-like GTP-binding protein, with product MGVIRSFKRNFSDFFKKLFNKQNARIGIYGPPNAGKTTLANRILRDWTGDAMGSVSHVAHETRRARRREGVTINTNGSSITLDIIDTPGLATKIDFHEFMEQGMDEAESKRRAKEATEGVIEAVKWLENLDGVILVMDATEDPFTQVNVTVIGNMEARNLPLLIVANKVDLAEASPSTIRDAFPQHPMVSISALEGKNIETFYEELAKRFG from the coding sequence ATGGGCGTAATCAGATCATTCAAGAGGAATTTTTCAGATTTTTTTAAAAAACTGTTTAACAAACAGAATGCGCGAATAGGAATATACGGTCCGCCAAATGCGGGAAAGACGACTCTTGCCAACAGGATATTAAGGGACTGGACAGGAGATGCCATGGGCTCTGTCTCACATGTTGCCCACGAAACAAGGCGTGCAAGACGAAGAGAAGGAGTTACCATCAATACCAATGGCAGTTCCATAACCCTTGATATCATTGATACCCCGGGACTTGCTACAAAGATCGATTTCCATGAGTTCATGGAACAGGGAATGGATGAAGCTGAGTCCAAGAGGCGTGCAAAGGAAGCCACAGAAGGTGTTATCGAAGCTGTGAAATGGCTTGAGAACCTTGATGGTGTCATTCTCGTGATGGATGCGACCGAGGATCCTTTTACCCAGGTCAATGTGACCGTTATCGGCAATATGGAAGCAAGGAATCTTCCACTTCTTATCGTTGCCAACAAGGTGGATCTCGCAGAGGCTTCCCCTTCAACCATAAGGGATGCTTTCCCACAACATCCGATGGTCTCCATATCAGCTCTGGAAGGAAAGAACATAGAGACCTTCTATGAAGAACTTGCAAAGAGGTTCGGGTGA
- a CDS encoding DUF2073 domain-containing protein: protein MQGFQMDLVSEHRLSQMTPVEKVRFIIDEVMGGKILVLEKGLSPEEEASLIEMTMTLIEPDGFSGIEMESYPSEVDTSFLGKILKKNALKSRLTVIGPADQLKTLKKDRNMISALISTNK from the coding sequence ATGCAGGGATTCCAGATGGATCTTGTATCAGAGCACAGGCTATCACAGATGACCCCTGTTGAAAAGGTCAGGTTCATTATCGACGAGGTCATGGGTGGAAAGATACTGGTCCTTGAAAAAGGTCTGAGTCCGGAAGAGGAGGCAAGTCTTATTGAGATGACAATGACCCTTATCGAACCGGATGGTTTCTCAGGTATCGAGATGGAAAGTTATCCATCAGAGGTGGACACTTCATTTTTGGGTAAGATCCTTAAAAAGAACGCTCTTAAGTCAAGACTCACTGTTATCGGACCGGCCGATCAGCTTAAGACCCTCAAGAAGGATCGGAATATGATCAGTGCCCTTATTTCAACGAACAAGTAA
- a CDS encoding UbiA family prenyltransferase produces the protein MSSNCNLNFPTLLAKKYEYKLNIFGTTLIPTLHLLKSSVLVSFSGALRIHIAFLLMQINSAFLNCLAGGLVIYAVYTLDRAMDAEEDIENRPELRGASNKAALIISLICFIIGAAILSTDGLILIAFLPLITGYLYTKGIRIGKMNLRLKGGLGMKNIVVGITWGAFIAVIAGIHATSILAPLLVFIYFGMKLFINSTIYDFKDIKGDTMAGIKTLPVVLGEIKAKRMLLALHIITHMVLLTSILTGAIAFEPVVLIYSFIIGMLYIRNFAEQVEVETKNRLTKRLFMIDGESTSIVGLRTIVNGMII, from the coding sequence ATGAGCTCGAATTGCAACCTCAATTTCCCGACTCTACTGGCAAAGAAATACGAATACAAATTAAATATTTTCGGTACTACACTAATACCAACACTCCACCTGCTAAAAAGTTCTGTACTGGTCTCATTCTCAGGGGCGTTAAGGATACACATAGCATTTCTCCTGATGCAGATCAACTCCGCATTCTTGAACTGCCTTGCAGGCGGACTGGTGATCTATGCGGTCTATACACTTGACAGGGCAATGGATGCAGAAGAGGATATCGAGAACCGTCCGGAATTACGGGGAGCATCGAACAAAGCTGCTTTGATCATCTCGCTTATCTGTTTTATAATAGGAGCTGCCATTCTCAGCACTGACGGACTTATACTCATTGCTTTTCTTCCACTTATAACCGGCTATCTCTATACAAAAGGGATAAGGATAGGAAAAATGAACCTGAGGCTCAAGGGTGGACTCGGCATGAAGAACATCGTCGTTGGGATCACATGGGGAGCCTTCATTGCAGTTATCGCAGGGATACATGCCACATCAATACTAGCACCCCTACTCGTTTTCATCTATTTTGGAATGAAATTGTTCATCAATTCCACCATATATGATTTCAAGGATATCAAAGGAGATACCATGGCGGGGATAAAGACACTTCCTGTAGTGCTTGGAGAGATAAAGGCAAAGAGGATGCTGCTAGCTCTGCACATTATAACCCATATGGTACTACTGACGTCAATATTGACAGGAGCAATAGCCTTCGAACCCGTGGTGCTCATCTACAGTTTCATCATCGGAATGTTGTACATCAGGAACTTTGCCGAACAGGTGGAAGTAGAAACAAAGAACAGGCTGACAAAGAGACTTTTCATGATAGATGGAGAATCCACCTCTATTGTGGGACTGAGGACCATTGTGAATGGAATGATCATCTGA
- a CDS encoding Dna2/Cas4 domain-containing protein, with product MFLSKAKIQITVSELSLYFSCARKLYYSCRGYKPVFSSSPYYIEHLILKEMAMSYPSLLKASSSKDDASPKELEALLSQVLGDISMIYPVEMEDVATEVLEEVSGNIMGYLPGIQQSLSAQAEDRELLLLGECLSLLDDEPFLSSEKLNMTGIPYRLVEDKGSFEPVIIKTGKAPENGVWMNDRLHLAAFAMLAEEMHGTPVKTGHVMYARSGLFRKVNIRSTDRRQVLQGIGRVRKIKDGHMPDKKEGPLCSTCDHSEMCNVKPSLASKFF from the coding sequence ATGTTTCTCAGCAAAGCAAAAATACAGATCACAGTTTCTGAATTATCTCTCTATTTTTCCTGTGCAAGGAAGTTATATTACTCATGCCGCGGCTACAAACCGGTCTTTTCCTCTTCTCCTTACTATATAGAACACCTTATATTAAAGGAAATGGCCATGTCCTATCCATCTCTGTTGAAAGCCTCTTCGTCAAAAGACGATGCATCTCCGAAGGAACTTGAAGCTTTATTGTCCCAGGTGCTGGGTGATATAAGTATGATCTATCCTGTTGAGATGGAGGATGTCGCAACTGAGGTCCTTGAGGAAGTATCCGGCAACATCATGGGATACCTTCCGGGAATACAGCAGTCACTCTCCGCTCAGGCAGAGGACAGGGAACTATTGCTTCTGGGCGAGTGTCTCTCACTTCTTGATGATGAGCCGTTCCTCAGTTCTGAGAAGCTCAATATGACAGGCATTCCTTACAGGCTGGTGGAGGACAAAGGAAGCTTCGAGCCTGTGATCATCAAAACAGGCAAAGCTCCTGAGAATGGTGTGTGGATGAACGACAGGTTACATCTGGCAGCATTTGCCATGCTTGCGGAAGAGATGCATGGAACCCCTGTAAAGACGGGTCATGTTATGTATGCAAGGTCCGGACTTTTCAGGAAGGTGAACATACGTTCTACTGACCGCAGGCAGGTCCTGCAGGGCATTGGTCGTGTAAGGAAGATCAAGGACGGACATATGCCTGATAAAAAGGAAGGTCCGTTGTGTAGTACATGCGACCACTCAGAGATGTGTAACGTGAAGCCCTCTCTGGCATCAAAGTTCTTTTAA
- the hxlB gene encoding 6-phospho-3-hexuloisomerase, whose amino-acid sequence MKEIHLTECKYLTSSIMLMAEHLENVANKLDKDSVRDMLEDIMSAKRIFVMGAGRSGLVGRAFAMRLMHLGLSSHVVGETTTPAVSKDDVVIAISGSGQTRSISNLGRVAKEIGATLVTITSNADSTLGGLSDTVIVLPGRTKDDAGGYVERHMRGEYTYLTPLGTSFETSSSVFLDAVIAELIFITGASEEDLKSRHTNIE is encoded by the coding sequence ATGAAAGAGATCCACTTAACTGAATGCAAATATCTAACTTCTTCTATTATGCTAATGGCCGAACACCTTGAGAACGTAGCTAATAAACTTGACAAGGACTCCGTAAGGGATATGCTTGAGGATATAATGTCCGCGAAGAGGATCTTCGTGATGGGCGCAGGTCGCTCAGGCCTTGTTGGAAGGGCATTTGCCATGAGGCTCATGCACCTGGGGCTTTCTTCCCATGTCGTAGGCGAGACAACAACTCCTGCTGTAAGCAAGGATGATGTGGTAATCGCTATATCAGGTTCCGGACAGACCCGCTCTATCTCGAACCTCGGACGTGTTGCCAAGGAGATCGGTGCCACACTCGTTACAATTACCTCAAATGCTGATTCAACACTGGGAGGGCTGTCCGATACTGTGATCGTTCTTCCCGGAAGGACCAAGGACGATGCAGGTGGCTATGTTGAACGTCACATGCGTGGTGAATACACCTATCTCACTCCACTGGGTACTTCCTTTGAGACCTCATCAAGTGTTTTCCTTGATGCTGTTATCGCAGAGCTTATCTTCATCACAGGTGCTTCCGAGGAAGACCTCAAGTCAAGGCACACAAATATTGAATAA
- a CDS encoding phosphoadenosine phosphosulfate reductase family protein, giving the protein MSKPLYLGELLLYWCPSCNVPVLGKECSCGTATTQVTITPPGDIRPAFAYEIDLINKLSVEQFNAPLITDDRVVVLNKSPYDDRMDEIIIDGEVVGIIRFELEKLKWVLLLRLNGARRIFDNADHMALKSWVSIDAGAEKFILGGASVLAPGIKDADPSIDLQDEVVVLTHDGRVLGTGRSRMSGEQMREKGKGVGVKVRFKEEPREITVPEGGQTWADAVKANEIFMDDFIERSHKFIKNVSSSVDRPATVSYSGGKDSLAVLHLVSECLDDYDLLFADTGIEFPETVQNVHDVVEFYGKPLNMISSGEAFWDSVDNFGPPSVEVRWCCKVCKLGPITQIIDDNYENGCLTFIGQRKYESSTRAKSERVWKNPWVGNQVAAAPIQNWTAMHVWLYIFKNDLLYNPLYEEGFDRIGCWLCPSCSVADLVRLKETHPEMEKKLNDYLLSYAERMGLPEEWVEHGFWRWKNLPPQLKEVAKKKDISIIPECSNENDLNFSVTSGYRPCKQGGISAEGAFDGPIDLGKLELTGMLEAAGKASYMEGVSMVTKGEDRAQVFASGSVTARSDSDRGARKFMKKVELSVRRAVFCSGCGVCVGKCPQGLIKMKKGLAIIREGCTHCGKCIEGCPVVKFNS; this is encoded by the coding sequence ATGTCCAAACCTCTTTATCTTGGTGAATTGCTCCTTTACTGGTGCCCTTCATGTAATGTCCCCGTTCTTGGGAAAGAATGTTCCTGCGGAACCGCCACCACACAGGTTACAATTACTCCTCCGGGAGATATCCGTCCGGCTTTTGCCTATGAGATAGACCTTATCAACAAACTGTCAGTTGAACAGTTCAATGCACCACTGATCACAGATGACCGTGTGGTGGTCCTGAACAAATCCCCATATGATGACCGTATGGATGAGATCATCATTGACGGTGAGGTAGTAGGTATCATTCGCTTCGAGCTTGAGAAGCTCAAATGGGTCCTTCTTCTGAGACTGAACGGTGCACGCCGCATATTCGATAATGCAGATCACATGGCTCTTAAGAGCTGGGTATCCATTGATGCAGGTGCTGAGAAATTCATACTTGGCGGTGCAAGCGTACTTGCTCCCGGCATAAAGGATGCGGATCCTTCTATCGACTTACAGGATGAGGTCGTCGTCCTGACCCACGATGGCAGGGTACTTGGTACCGGACGTTCCCGTATGAGCGGGGAGCAGATGCGTGAGAAGGGCAAAGGTGTCGGTGTCAAGGTACGTTTCAAGGAGGAACCCCGTGAGATCACAGTACCCGAAGGCGGCCAGACATGGGCTGATGCGGTAAAGGCCAATGAGATATTCATGGACGACTTCATTGAGCGTTCCCATAAGTTCATCAAAAATGTATCCTCATCTGTGGACAGGCCTGCCACGGTGTCCTATTCAGGAGGAAAGGACAGTCTTGCAGTGCTTCACCTTGTGAGTGAATGCCTTGATGATTACGACCTTCTTTTTGCAGATACTGGCATCGAGTTCCCGGAGACTGTGCAGAATGTCCATGACGTGGTGGAGTTCTATGGGAAACCCCTCAATATGATAAGCTCCGGTGAAGCTTTCTGGGATTCCGTGGACAACTTCGGCCCTCCGAGTGTTGAGGTACGCTGGTGCTGCAAGGTGTGTAAGCTTGGTCCTATCACGCAGATAATCGACGATAATTATGAGAACGGATGTCTCACTTTCATAGGACAGAGGAAGTACGAGTCCAGTACAAGGGCAAAGAGTGAACGTGTGTGGAAGAATCCCTGGGTAGGGAATCAGGTTGCTGCCGCTCCGATACAGAACTGGACAGCAATGCACGTATGGCTCTATATATTCAAGAACGATCTGCTGTATAATCCTCTATATGAGGAAGGCTTTGACAGGATAGGCTGCTGGCTCTGTCCTTCATGCTCCGTTGCCGATCTTGTGAGGCTCAAGGAGACCCATCCTGAGATGGAGAAGAAGCTCAACGATTACCTGCTCTCATATGCAGAGCGCATGGGGCTGCCAGAGGAATGGGTAGAACACGGCTTCTGGAGATGGAAGAACCTGCCTCCTCAGTTAAAGGAGGTAGCGAAGAAAAAGGATATCAGCATAATTCCGGAGTGCAGCAATGAGAACGACCTGAACTTCTCCGTGACATCGGGTTATCGCCCATGTAAACAGGGAGGTATCTCCGCAGAAGGAGCTTTTGATGGTCCGATAGACCTTGGAAAGCTGGAACTCACCGGCATGCTGGAAGCAGCTGGAAAAGCCTCATACATGGAAGGCGTTTCAATGGTGACAAAAGGTGAGGACCGTGCCCAGGTATTCGCTTCAGGAAGTGTCACAGCAAGGAGTGATTCAGACAGGGGTGCCAGGAAGTTCATGAAAAAGGTGGAGCTTTCAGTTAGAAGAGCTGTCTTCTGCAGCGGCTGCGGCGTATGTGTCGGCAAATGTCCTCAGGGCCTGATAAAGATGAAGAAGGGCCTGGCGATCATCCGGGAAGGATGTACCCATTGTGGTAAGTGTATAGAGGGATGTCCTGTTGTCAAATTCAATTCATGA
- a CDS encoding phosphate uptake regulator PhoU: METRKVQQTGGSTYIISLPKPWADKVGIQTGSRVSLQPQPDGKLIIDPIHDAPPVRKIQIDVTGTMGDALTRDMIAAYLAGSDIIEVKADRIVAEQKNIIREMCYKLIGPEIIEETAKKVVIQDLLNPDEISIKKSVRRMYLISNSMHIDAIKAIKTLDTDLALDVNQRDDDVDRLFLLISKQFRSILRGARLPDAAETSIDEYHDLRMAASPIERIADHARKIAKVTDILEGPIPDDIMEMIEKTSDISRKIVEDSIDSLYNFDVDLANQVIDRVTKVSPLIDKLNGAILKLDTYGSVVALGTVVDSIDRTSDYGANIAEIAINSAMSKGL; encoded by the coding sequence ATAGAAACCAGAAAAGTTCAGCAAACAGGTGGTTCTACCTATATAATATCACTTCCGAAGCCCTGGGCAGACAAGGTCGGGATACAGACCGGCAGCAGGGTAAGTTTGCAGCCCCAGCCAGATGGTAAATTGATAATTGATCCTATACATGATGCTCCTCCTGTGAGAAAGATACAGATCGACGTTACCGGAACGATGGGTGATGCTCTCACAAGGGATATGATCGCTGCTTATCTTGCAGGTTCGGACATCATAGAGGTAAAGGCCGACAGGATAGTTGCCGAGCAAAAGAACATTATCCGTGAGATGTGTTACAAGCTCATAGGCCCTGAGATCATAGAAGAGACCGCGAAGAAGGTGGTCATTCAGGACCTTTTGAACCCGGACGAGATATCCATCAAAAAGAGTGTAAGAAGGATGTATCTTATCTCCAATTCCATGCACATTGATGCTATAAAGGCTATCAAGACACTCGATACCGACCTTGCCCTTGACGTAAACCAGAGGGATGATGATGTCGACCGGCTTTTCCTTCTTATATCCAAGCAGTTCCGTTCAATATTGCGCGGTGCAAGGTTGCCTGATGCAGCCGAGACATCCATAGATGAATACCATGACCTGAGGATGGCAGCAAGTCCTATCGAGCGTATAGCTGACCATGCACGCAAGATCGCGAAGGTCACAGACATTCTGGAAGGTCCGATCCCTGATGATATCATGGAGATGATAGAGAAGACATCGGACATATCAAGGAAGATCGTTGAGGATTCAATAGATTCCCTCTACAATTTCGATGTGGATCTCGCCAACCAGGTGATCGACCGGGTGACAAAGGTCTCGCCCCTTATAGACAAGCTCAATGGTGCCATACTGAAACTGGATACCTATGGATCAGTGGTTGCCCTTGGAACAGTGGTTGATAGTATTGACAGAACATCTGATTACGGAGCCAACATTGCTGAGATAGCTATCAACTCTGCAATGTCAAAGGGACTGTGA